One segment of Ureibacillus thermophilus DNA contains the following:
- a CDS encoding AraC family transcriptional regulator, which produces MLNLNPEQFIIKPALATINCEPNWQWKRKAPIPNYDLIYIWSGKGNLRLNGKDYPLERGTCFLFRPGDWTTATHDPSNPLVITYIHFDVDGEPEIIPNHYRVLEDRIHFESLLSQYVRLFLIDTFGAEMEGKLILKQLMIHLIRNDQQTKIELQKDEDKGLQSQILYTIREVANFVQQHPGDNHTVESLAARANFSPRYFSKKFKEITGQTIQSYIVETRIKRAEHLLHYTGMSVTEVADALGYNNIHFFSRQFKAYTGKSPSEIRMITGIQKPGLAKITSSRRKNA; this is translated from the coding sequence ATGTTAAATTTAAACCCTGAACAATTCATCATTAAACCTGCATTAGCAACAATTAATTGTGAACCTAATTGGCAATGGAAACGAAAAGCACCCATTCCAAATTATGATTTGATTTATATATGGAGCGGCAAAGGAAATTTGAGATTGAACGGAAAAGATTATCCATTGGAAAGGGGAACGTGTTTCCTATTTCGTCCAGGGGATTGGACAACTGCCACTCACGATCCGTCAAATCCATTGGTGATTACGTACATTCATTTTGATGTAGATGGAGAACCTGAAATCATTCCAAATCATTATCGAGTTTTAGAAGACCGCATTCATTTTGAATCCTTATTAAGCCAATATGTCCGATTATTTTTAATAGATACCTTTGGAGCGGAAATGGAAGGAAAGCTGATTTTAAAACAGCTCATGATTCATCTGATAAGAAATGACCAGCAAACAAAAATAGAGTTGCAGAAGGATGAAGATAAAGGGTTGCAAAGCCAAATTCTTTATACAATCAGAGAAGTGGCCAATTTTGTGCAGCAGCATCCTGGAGACAATCATACAGTTGAAAGTTTAGCAGCCCGTGCAAACTTTTCACCGCGCTATTTTTCTAAAAAGTTTAAAGAAATCACGGGGCAAACAATACAATCTTACATTGTTGAAACGCGCATTAAAAGAGCCGAGCATCTACTGCATTATACAGGGATGTCTGTAACAGAAGTAGCGGATGCCCTTGGTTATAACAATATTCACTTTTTCAGCCGTCAATTTAAAGCATATACAGGAAAAAGTCCTTCAGAAATCCGGATGATTACAGGAATTCAAAAACCCGGTCTAGCGAAAATAACATCATCAAGAAGAAAAAACGCCTAA
- a CDS encoding glutamate synthase subunit beta, producing MGKPTGFIEYKRQNAQYRDPLERIQDWKEISNLLPESSLRQQASRCMDCGVPFCQNGSHIGGMSTGCPIFNLIPEWNELVYRGDWKEAYERLTKTNPFPEFTGRACPAPCEAGCVASLYESSVTIKNIEWAIIEKAFEEGWVKPQIPKMRTGIKIAVVGSGPAGLACAYELNQYGHSVIVFERSDRVGGLLTYGIPKMKIEQSVIDRRIRLMEESGISFLTNVEVGKDYPIEKLQKEFDAVILCTGATKPRDLEVDGRNLKGIHFAMDFLHANTKSMLDSNFKNGQYISAEGKDVVVIGGGDTAVDCIATVLRQNCKSVVQFDIYPKRPTERTPDNPWPQYPMVYKLDYGQEEAKAKFGNDPRLFATSALEFIGDEQGQLTAVKSVGMKTIINEKGEKIREPIPNTEKTIPAQLVLLAIGFEGPERELFDQLNIDVKGLRNSRTFQTAVENVFVAGDARRGQSLIVWAIQEGKEAAKSCHEYVINKVNLPI from the coding sequence ATGGGAAAACCTACTGGATTTATAGAATATAAAAGGCAAAATGCCCAGTATCGTGACCCGTTGGAAAGAATCCAAGACTGGAAGGAAATTTCAAACTTGCTTCCTGAAAGCAGTTTAAGACAGCAAGCATCTCGATGCATGGATTGCGGTGTTCCATTTTGTCAAAACGGCTCTCATATAGGAGGAATGTCGACAGGATGCCCAATATTTAACTTAATTCCTGAATGGAATGAGCTTGTTTATCGAGGGGATTGGAAAGAAGCATATGAAAGATTAACTAAAACGAATCCTTTCCCAGAGTTTACAGGAAGGGCATGTCCAGCGCCTTGTGAAGCTGGATGTGTCGCTTCCCTCTATGAAAGTTCCGTAACGATAAAAAATATTGAGTGGGCCATTATTGAAAAAGCTTTTGAAGAAGGATGGGTAAAACCGCAAATTCCAAAAATGCGTACAGGAATCAAAATTGCCGTAGTTGGTTCCGGCCCGGCTGGCTTGGCTTGCGCTTACGAATTAAATCAATACGGCCATTCCGTAATTGTTTTTGAAAGAAGTGACCGAGTGGGTGGGCTGCTTACTTACGGTATTCCTAAAATGAAAATCGAACAATCTGTCATTGATCGAAGAATTCGCCTGATGGAAGAATCGGGCATTTCCTTCTTAACCAATGTGGAAGTAGGAAAGGATTATCCGATTGAAAAGCTGCAAAAAGAGTTTGATGCGGTCATCCTTTGCACAGGCGCTACAAAACCCCGCGATTTAGAAGTCGATGGCAGAAATTTAAAAGGCATCCATTTTGCAATGGACTTCTTGCACGCCAATACAAAAAGTATGTTAGATTCCAATTTTAAAAATGGCCAATATATTTCCGCTGAAGGCAAAGATGTAGTAGTTATCGGAGGAGGAGACACAGCGGTAGACTGCATCGCTACTGTCCTAAGACAAAATTGCAAAAGCGTCGTTCAATTCGATATTTATCCTAAACGTCCAACAGAACGCACACCCGATAATCCATGGCCTCAATATCCAATGGTTTATAAATTGGATTACGGCCAAGAAGAAGCAAAGGCGAAATTTGGCAATGATCCAAGACTATTTGCAACTTCTGCTTTGGAATTCATCGGGGATGAACAAGGCCAACTCACGGCAGTAAAAAGCGTTGGCATGAAAACCATCATTAATGAAAAAGGTGAAAAGATTCGAGAACCTATCCCAAATACAGAAAAAACCATACCCGCTCAGCTCGTCCTTTTAGCCATTGGATTTGAAGGGCCAGAAAGAGAACTCTTTGATCAATTAAACATTGATGTAAAAGGATTGAGAAATAGCCGTACTTTCCAAACAGCCGTAGAAAATGTCTTTGTGGCAGGCGATGCAAGAAGAGGCCAAAGTTTAATTGTTTGGGCGATTCAAGAAGGAAAGGAAGCAGCAAAAAGTTGCCATGAATATGTAATAAATAAAGTAAACTTACCAATTTAG
- the gltB gene encoding glutamate synthase large subunit: MKQQLNQGMYNPQLEHDSCGIALLANINGEKTHSLVSQSLEALERLSHRGGRDVEETLGDGSGILTDIPHELFSKEWEKNGKQLPPSGHYGVMMIFLPNEQKKLLEYQSKIEEIVEKSGLELFGWRKVPTNEEALQKEAIKLAPSIHQLFVLPTSKIQEDDFERRLYVARRNIEKTFSEFEKNKDACYISSFSSRTIVYKGLLLPKQLKNFYKDLTNENYKSKMAMVHNRFSTNTFPSWSRAQPNRMIMHNGEINTINGNVNWIFAREASMHSDVFGVKVEELQPIVNLDGSDSAMFDNVLEHLVLSGWSLPQAMMMMIPEPWQNNTLLSKKQRAFYEYHSLLMEPWDGPAAMGFTNGKQAGACLDRNGLRPARYILTKDDFFYLSSEVGVVDIPEEKIVQKGRLKPGQMLLVDFETNQVLFDEELKQQIMIEQPYEQWAAEMILPLDNIPALNIEKARKFNKKQLVLLQKAFGYTFEEWEKYIKPLAMREDDPVGSMGYDGPLAVLSKKPQLLFNYFKQRFAQVTNPPIDAIRETYVTSMEVYLGGEGNLLNPKRKDYHKIKLKSPILTKHDWVKLMSLHLNGWKVKKLSSLFPAKQPELMEEHLKKLLKQAEKAAKDGYQLLIISDRGVNKENAAIPSLLAVSSVHHHLIKKGLRNKVSLIIESGEPREVHHFAALLGYGANAIYPYLVYASLSQLEENEKDDFIGKYVKGITKGILKVMSKMGISTVQSYIGAQIFEAVGISQDVINQYFPRTVSQIGGLDLTDIAKETVARHNKAWEDEKLLLEEGSDFQWRKNGEEHLYRPETIHTLQLACRTGKYELYKKYSDMLSKESHTTLRSLFELKSDRKPIPIEEVEPIESIFKRFKTGAMSFGSISKEAHEAIAIAMNRIGAKSNSGEGGEDPNRYIPLPNGDSKLSRIKQVASGRFGVTSHYLVNCDEIQIKMAQGAKPGEGGQLAGHKVTVEVAKTRGSTPGIELISPPPHHDIYSIEDLEQLIYDLKNANPEARISVKLVSESGVGTIAAGVAKAKADVILISGYDGGTGAAAKTSIKHAGLPWELGLAEAHQTLMLNGLRNKVVLEADGKLMNGRDVIIAALLGAEEFGFSTLPLVSLGCVMMRVCHLDTCPVGIATQNPQLRKKMVGTADHVVHLMYFLAQEVREIMAELGFRTLEEMVGRTDIIQVKDDMDWKEKKLDFSPLFVRYKGDCVATQSQNHQLEQTLDYEQLIPLSQKAIVHKQPVQITLPIQNINRSVGTMLGYEVSKKYGSEGLKEDTIQVHFHGSAGQSFGAFIPKGITLKLEGEANDYVGKGLSGGKIIVAPPSHSKIVAEENVIIGNAAFYGATGGKAFIRGKAGERFCVRNSGAHVVVEGTGDHGCEYMTGGRVVVLGEVGKNFAAGMSGGIAYVYSPANNHFTETYNDEFVLLEDMKDQQELSFVKALIKEHYQQTNSAVAKRILQNWELEAANFIRVIPYKYKEILEKEEPYLLNNYLA, translated from the coding sequence ATGAAACAACAACTCAATCAAGGCATGTACAACCCACAATTGGAACATGACTCGTGTGGAATCGCCTTATTAGCAAATATTAATGGGGAGAAAACACATTCTCTTGTATCCCAATCGTTGGAAGCCCTTGAACGGTTAAGCCATCGCGGAGGGCGAGATGTGGAGGAAACATTAGGAGATGGTTCTGGTATTTTAACGGATATACCACATGAACTATTTTCGAAAGAGTGGGAAAAGAACGGAAAACAACTTCCACCATCCGGTCATTACGGAGTTATGATGATTTTTTTGCCGAACGAACAAAAAAAACTGCTTGAATATCAATCAAAAATCGAAGAAATCGTTGAAAAGAGCGGTTTAGAGTTATTTGGATGGCGAAAAGTGCCAACGAACGAAGAAGCGCTGCAAAAGGAAGCAATCAAGTTAGCCCCTTCAATTCACCAATTATTCGTATTGCCAACGTCTAAGATTCAAGAAGATGACTTTGAAAGACGTTTGTACGTAGCTCGTCGAAACATCGAAAAGACATTTAGTGAGTTCGAAAAAAATAAAGATGCTTGTTACATTTCCAGTTTTTCATCCAGAACAATTGTATATAAAGGACTATTGCTTCCGAAACAATTAAAAAATTTCTATAAAGATTTAACGAATGAAAATTATAAATCAAAAATGGCAATGGTTCATAACCGTTTCAGTACAAATACTTTCCCAAGTTGGAGCAGAGCCCAACCGAATCGGATGATCATGCACAACGGGGAAATTAATACAATCAACGGCAATGTGAATTGGATTTTTGCCCGAGAAGCATCGATGCATTCAGATGTGTTCGGTGTAAAAGTAGAAGAACTTCAGCCAATCGTCAATTTAGACGGCAGCGACTCGGCAATGTTTGACAATGTGCTGGAACATTTAGTGCTTTCCGGCTGGTCTTTGCCACAGGCGATGATGATGATGATTCCTGAACCTTGGCAAAACAATACATTGCTTTCAAAAAAACAGCGGGCGTTTTATGAATACCACAGCTTGTTGATGGAGCCATGGGATGGTCCAGCTGCCATGGGATTCACTAATGGAAAGCAAGCCGGCGCTTGTCTCGATCGGAACGGTTTGCGGCCTGCACGATATATTTTGACAAAGGATGACTTTTTCTATCTCTCTTCAGAAGTCGGCGTTGTTGATATTCCAGAAGAAAAAATCGTTCAAAAAGGACGGCTAAAACCAGGGCAAATGCTATTAGTAGATTTTGAGACAAATCAAGTGTTGTTCGATGAAGAACTAAAACAGCAAATTATGATTGAACAACCGTATGAACAGTGGGCAGCTGAAATGATTCTGCCACTGGATAACATTCCGGCGTTGAATATCGAAAAAGCGAGAAAGTTCAACAAAAAACAACTTGTCCTTCTTCAAAAGGCCTTTGGCTATACCTTTGAAGAATGGGAGAAATATATTAAACCCCTTGCGATGCGCGAAGATGATCCGGTTGGTTCAATGGGCTATGATGGTCCGCTGGCTGTTTTATCAAAAAAACCGCAGCTGTTGTTCAACTACTTTAAACAACGATTTGCCCAAGTAACGAATCCTCCTATCGATGCAATCCGTGAAACGTATGTAACATCCATGGAAGTGTATTTAGGGGGAGAAGGAAATTTATTAAATCCAAAAAGAAAAGATTACCACAAAATCAAACTGAAATCTCCAATCCTAACGAAACACGATTGGGTGAAGTTGATGAGTTTACATTTAAACGGATGGAAAGTGAAAAAACTTTCATCTTTATTCCCTGCAAAGCAGCCTGAATTGATGGAAGAACATTTAAAAAAACTGCTGAAACAGGCAGAAAAAGCAGCAAAAGATGGCTATCAATTGCTCATTATTAGCGACCGAGGCGTCAATAAAGAAAATGCAGCCATCCCATCATTGCTTGCCGTTTCCAGCGTCCATCATCATTTAATCAAAAAAGGCCTGCGCAATAAAGTGAGCCTGATTATTGAATCGGGAGAACCGAGAGAAGTTCATCATTTCGCTGCCTTGCTAGGTTATGGGGCAAATGCTATTTATCCTTACTTAGTGTATGCATCCCTTTCCCAATTGGAAGAAAACGAAAAAGACGATTTCATTGGAAAATATGTAAAAGGGATTACAAAAGGTATTTTAAAAGTCATGTCCAAAATGGGTATTTCAACGGTTCAAAGCTATATCGGGGCACAAATTTTTGAAGCGGTCGGCATTAGCCAAGATGTGATAAATCAATATTTTCCACGGACGGTTTCACAAATCGGAGGCCTTGATTTAACGGATATAGCAAAGGAAACCGTTGCTCGCCATAACAAAGCTTGGGAAGATGAAAAACTGCTCTTGGAGGAAGGTTCAGATTTCCAATGGCGAAAAAATGGGGAAGAACATCTGTATCGCCCTGAAACGATTCATACATTGCAGCTTGCATGCCGCACTGGCAAGTATGAGCTTTATAAAAAATACAGTGACATGCTTTCAAAGGAAAGCCATACAACATTAAGAAGCTTGTTTGAATTAAAGAGCGACCGAAAACCAATTCCAATTGAGGAAGTAGAACCGATTGAATCCATTTTCAAACGTTTCAAAACCGGTGCGATGTCTTTTGGATCCATCAGCAAAGAAGCCCATGAAGCCATAGCCATTGCCATGAACCGAATTGGCGCAAAAAGCAACTCAGGCGAAGGTGGAGAAGATCCAAACCGCTACATTCCGTTGCCAAACGGCGATTCAAAATTAAGCCGTATTAAACAAGTAGCTTCCGGTCGATTCGGGGTTACAAGCCACTATTTAGTAAACTGCGATGAGATTCAAATTAAAATGGCGCAAGGGGCAAAACCGGGTGAAGGCGGACAGCTTGCCGGCCATAAAGTGACGGTGGAAGTTGCCAAAACTAGAGGTTCAACACCTGGCATTGAACTTATTTCACCGCCTCCGCATCACGATATTTACTCTATTGAGGATTTGGAACAATTAATTTACGACTTAAAAAATGCCAATCCTGAAGCCCGCATCAGCGTTAAGCTTGTTTCCGAAAGCGGTGTAGGAACAATCGCGGCAGGTGTAGCGAAAGCGAAAGCCGATGTGATTCTCATCAGCGGCTATGATGGCGGAACAGGCGCAGCTGCCAAAACGAGCATTAAACATGCGGGGCTCCCTTGGGAATTAGGTTTAGCGGAAGCCCATCAAACATTGATGTTAAATGGGTTGAGAAACAAAGTGGTACTTGAGGCAGACGGAAAATTGATGAACGGTAGAGACGTTATTATTGCTGCACTATTAGGTGCTGAAGAATTTGGATTCTCTACATTGCCCCTTGTTTCCCTTGGCTGTGTGATGATGAGGGTTTGCCACTTGGATACATGCCCTGTAGGAATTGCGACTCAAAATCCACAACTTCGTAAGAAAATGGTTGGCACTGCTGATCACGTGGTTCATTTGATGTATTTTCTTGCTCAAGAAGTTCGTGAAATTATGGCAGAACTAGGATTCAGAACGTTGGAAGAAATGGTAGGAAGAACAGATATTATTCAAGTGAAAGATGATATGGATTGGAAAGAAAAGAAACTCGACTTTTCCCCCCTATTTGTTCGGTATAAAGGTGATTGCGTAGCAACGCAAAGCCAAAATCACCAATTAGAACAGACGCTGGATTATGAACAATTGATTCCATTAAGCCAAAAAGCGATCGTTCATAAGCAGCCTGTTCAAATAACACTTCCAATCCAAAATATAAACCGTTCAGTCGGCACGATGCTCGGTTACGAAGTTTCGAAAAAATATGGCAGTGAAGGATTAAAAGAAGATACAATTCAAGTTCATTTCCATGGTTCTGCCGGCCAAAGTTTTGGGGCATTTATCCCAAAAGGCATCACGTTGAAGTTAGAAGGCGAAGCGAATGATTATGTTGGTAAAGGATTATCCGGCGGAAAGATTATTGTGGCGCCACCTTCTCATTCGAAAATTGTTGCAGAAGAAAATGTGATTATTGGAAACGCTGCTTTCTATGGGGCAACAGGTGGGAAAGCCTTTATTCGCGGGAAAGCCGGAGAACGATTCTGCGTTCGAAACAGCGGCGCTCATGTGGTAGTAGAAGGGACTGGAGATCACGGTTGTGAATATATGACAGGCGGCCGAGTGGTGGTTTTAGGAGAAGTTGGAAAGAACTTTGCGGCCGGCATGTCTGGCGGAATCGCCTACGTATATTCTCCAGCCAACAATCATTTTACAGAAACTTATAATGATGAATTTGTATTGCTTGAAGATATGAAGGATCAGCAAGAATTGAGTTTTGTCAAAGCATTAATCAAAGAGCATTATCAGCAAACAAACAGCGCTGTGGCAAAGCGGATTCTGCAAAATTGGGAGTTGGAAGCAGCGAACTTTATTCGCGTCATCCCTTACAAATATAAAGAAATTTTAGAAAAAGAAGAACCGTACTTATTAAACAACTATTTAGCGTGA
- the asnB gene encoding asparagine synthase (glutamine-hydrolyzing) — MCGITGWVHWNEEMKHHEVTIQMMAQTLEKRGPDATNHFCDTHIALGHTRLIVVDPAGGIQPMTKTKGKNSYTIVYNGELYNTEELRNELKKRGYQFQSHSDTEVLLTSYIEWKEDCVNYLNGIYAFAVWDAACEKLYMARDRLGVKPLFYKYDGNSLLFGSELKAILAHPEVKAEIDREGLQELLGLGPSRTPGHGIFRGISELRPAHFLIFDRHGLRIQRYWNVKSEKHEHSLEETIEHLRYLIKDAVERQLVADVPVCTFLSGGLDSSAITAIASNYFNKQERGALHTYSIDYEENSSYFQKSLFQPDEDRPWIEKVVQHFGVNHQTVTLSHERLAEALKDAVIAKDLPGMADIDSSLLLFSKEIKKQFTVALSGECADEIFGGYPWFYKEELLKGKNFPWMQSQTLRRELLLADWKEKLKLEEYVNERYHETLQEVPKLEGEDPVEARRREMFYLNMIWFMATLLDRKDRMSMAASLEVRVPFADHRIVEYAWNIPWTMKMLNGREKGLLRKALEGILPDEVLYRKKSPYPKTHHPKYTKLVKEMLQQIIDKKSSPILEILSKEKVEEILNANESIKLPWFGQLMTGPQLMAHLVQMNLWLDLYHVNLVDA, encoded by the coding sequence ATGTGTGGGATTACAGGCTGGGTTCACTGGAATGAAGAAATGAAACATCACGAAGTCACGATACAAATGATGGCACAAACGTTGGAGAAAAGAGGACCAGATGCAACGAATCATTTTTGCGACACACATATAGCACTTGGCCATACACGGCTCATCGTAGTAGATCCCGCTGGCGGCATTCAACCCATGACAAAAACGAAAGGCAAAAATTCATACACCATCGTTTATAATGGCGAACTATACAATACAGAAGAATTGAGGAATGAACTAAAAAAACGGGGATACCAATTCCAGTCCCATTCGGATACAGAAGTATTGTTGACGTCTTATATAGAATGGAAAGAAGATTGTGTGAATTATCTAAATGGCATTTATGCTTTCGCTGTTTGGGACGCTGCATGTGAAAAATTGTACATGGCGAGAGACCGGCTTGGAGTAAAACCGTTATTTTATAAATACGACGGAAACAGCTTATTGTTTGGCTCCGAGTTGAAGGCAATCCTTGCCCACCCGGAAGTGAAAGCAGAAATTGACCGGGAAGGATTGCAGGAATTATTGGGGTTAGGCCCTTCACGTACACCAGGACACGGCATTTTTCGAGGAATTTCTGAATTAAGGCCGGCCCACTTTCTAATTTTTGATCGGCATGGTCTTCGGATACAACGGTATTGGAATGTAAAAAGTGAAAAGCATGAACATTCCTTGGAAGAAACCATTGAACATTTACGCTATCTCATTAAAGATGCAGTGGAAAGACAACTGGTGGCGGATGTTCCTGTTTGCACCTTTTTATCCGGCGGCTTGGATTCCAGCGCCATTACGGCGATTGCTTCGAACTATTTCAATAAGCAAGAAAGAGGGGCCCTTCATACTTATTCCATTGATTACGAAGAAAACAGCTCCTACTTTCAAAAAAGTTTATTTCAGCCGGATGAAGATCGCCCTTGGATTGAAAAAGTCGTTCAACATTTTGGCGTAAATCATCAAACCGTTACACTCTCTCACGAACGGCTTGCAGAAGCATTGAAAGATGCAGTGATTGCCAAAGATTTGCCGGGAATGGCGGATATTGATTCATCTTTGCTCTTGTTCTCAAAGGAAATTAAAAAGCAATTTACCGTAGCATTGTCTGGCGAATGTGCCGATGAAATTTTCGGCGGCTATCCATGGTTTTACAAAGAAGAATTGCTAAAAGGAAAAAATTTTCCTTGGATGCAATCCCAAACTTTAAGGCGTGAACTTCTTCTAGCGGATTGGAAAGAAAAATTGAAATTAGAGGAATATGTTAACGAACGATATCACGAAACCCTTCAAGAAGTGCCGAAACTGGAGGGAGAAGATCCGGTAGAAGCAAGACGGAGAGAAATGTTTTATCTAAATATGATATGGTTTATGGCAACATTGCTTGACCGCAAAGACCGCATGAGCATGGCAGCAAGTCTTGAGGTGCGCGTTCCTTTCGCCGACCATCGAATTGTGGAATATGCATGGAACATACCGTGGACAATGAAAATGTTAAATGGAAGAGAGAAAGGCTTATTGCGAAAAGCGTTGGAAGGAATTTTGCCTGATGAAGTCTTATATCGTAAAAAAAGCCCATACCCAAAAACACATCATCCGAAATATACGAAACTTGTAAAAGAAATGTTGCAGCAAATTATCGATAAGAAAAGCTCGCCAATTCTAGAGATTCTTTCAAAAGAAAAAGTCGAAGAAATACTGAACGCCAATGAATCGATAAAACTGCCATGGTTCGGGCAATTAATGACCGGTCCACAGCTCATGGCCCATTTAGTGCAAATGAATCTATGGCTAGACTTATATCATGTGAATCTTGTTGACGCATAG